ATTTTTAAGGTTTGGATTTGCaacgtaagaccactcattttcgacacgcaagaaaggttattttagcttttgtgcaaaactgtgatAGAGACTACaatgtgcgcctcgcatatttgacgtgaaccgaggcgcagccaaccctactgctgcaccgcggctgaagtggcttcacgtcggacatgcgacgtctgttgtgtagtccaaataattacatatttttgcacgcacacaactaaaACAtcacttgccaagtgaagtcaacaagcacaccattggttgttattaattctgaggcacagtatatgtgtgatcgacggggaaattgcaattgtaattgtaattgtgaaattgcaaacaaagagagagaaaagactgcTCATTTTGGCACATTTTATTTACTAAATGAAACCATTTCTGAACCATCAGGCAAGTGCAGGCAAAATACGTTGTTTCTGACAGACGTATCCATATGCAATGTCACACAGCTCATTGGCCCAGCCCCAGCTATCTTGGCCATCTAAGATAAAGAAGACAAAACAGGAGAAAAATGTCAGTTACatcatatacataggcctacacttaaaTTGCTTGTCTATCTTGAATGTGTGAGCCACAGAGGTTCAGTAGGAAAAGGGATGTTTCACTTACAAGGATGATAATTCATGAGAATGCACAAGTTTTGAGGGCTTGCTGCCGGTTGCTTTCTTGCCCAGTCTTGGTAGTCAAATGGTGTCTGGTCATTCCACTGCCAAGTTAGCTATAGAGGGATAAACTGTGTGTTACAACGAATTGATGAGGTGGTTGATATAGAGATTTTCTCAATATTCCATTACAAGGAAACACATTTTGACATGTTTAAAAAGTTTACCGCGGCCTCATCATCTTTTCGTCCTCCGATCCAGGCCATAGTGTTTTCTGTAAGTTTCTGCAGAAACACATTCAGCTCCTCGCTGTGTACCGAGGCCAGGTTGCCACCGTCTGTTTTTCTAAGCACATGTAGGGAAACATACATTAGTGCGGGGAGCAGTGCTGGAACAatcacacacagggccccaggacaaaacactCATGCCCCACCCCCCCATATGACCTGAAAAAggccataatagggcccccataaAGGACGTCATTCACACGAAGGTCAGAAAAAGTTAGATCATGCAATGTATTTACCTGCGCTGCTCCAAATCCCAGCTTTGCTTCTTTGAAGGCGTAGCACTGAGACCCATACAAGTAGTAGTCATCGTCACAAGTGGGCCTTTGACTCTCTTTGCATATGAATGCATATCTTAGAGTACCATCCTCATTTCCCCATGTCCCTAGAAAAATGAGACACATTTCAGAAATCATTCATTTTACAGCAGCAGTACTGCAACCATTATTGGCAGTGTTGGTAAGGAAACAAAGACATAGTTACCATCTTTGAACATcatcatgctgtttttttctctgaaaTTACGCGGTTGGCCTGCACCCCAGTTGTCATATTCCATGTTGGCTCCATCAACCCATCTCCATGATTGGTGTTTTTgctaacatattaaaaaaaacaaataaaatctgACTTGAAGAaatgtgtcattttcaagattgCGTCCAAGATAGCATCAAGAATATAATTCTGGTTATATCGTACGTGTTATTTATATTATAAAGATGTCAGTGTTTAAACCCTTTTAAAAGGTCACCAGATGATGCACATCACACTACAGTCTCACAATTACACAATTTCTAATAACATTGTAAACATTATTGTACGCTAGATTATTAGATTATTAACTAATTTCAGGGAGGTCTGTTACCTTTACATtggaaacccagaaatgttgtgTACATTTATAATTTCATGATGCAAGCAATATATAGTCTTCATATAGAAATTCCCAGATAATAACTTCCTCATATTGTTCAACCACGTTGTAATCTTACCGGTTCGACTCTGTTTCCTCCAATCCATACAACCTTGTTGTCGGTTTTTTCAAAAAGAGACTTCACAAACTCGTTTTCCTCCTTGTTACTAATAGAGACTAGATGGCCACCAGAGAATTTGCATTGTTGCTACAAACATAAGTGAAGAGAAAAAGGCAAATTGTTATCAATGACAGTAATGCAATGCTAATTGAAAAGTTTCatccttttcatgatatgctttATGCTCCAGTAAGCCATTTTCCCAACGCTGAAACGTAAGGCTTAAGATGGCTGCTTACCTCTGCATTAGCCCATGTATCGTCACTTGCACCAGTTAGTGAGTAGCAGGAATCCTGGAACTGAACATAGCCTTCTTTACACTGCAGCTGACTGCTGGCCTGACCGAAAGCCAAGGCAACAagtagagggaagagaagagggctcATGTTGATCACCTGCGGGAGTCAAAGCCATGGTAAGATTGCAAAGAAAACCTTCAGCCTGACAGCATGTCAAGGAGTCATTTGATATCATCATCATCGTAGGTAGTATATCACAGCGGAATTGGAATTAAGTTAAGGAATAATAATTTGATATTGAAGAAAATTGTCTCTCAGAACATTTCTTTGATTTTTCAAGTATAAAATAGCTTTGAATTATTTGTGAACTGAAACACCAGGACAACATTGTTTGACCAAAAGATAAAAAAGACCAAAAGCCTGAAAAAAAGGTAAGAGAAAGAGATGCACCGCACCTGAACACTGAGGCTTTCTGATGCTCTGCTGCTGAGGTGTGAGGTAAAGATATGTGTTGTCAGGGCAGGTTTTATACACGACCGTCTGTTTGCAGAAATGGGGGCACAGTAGGTTGCACCACTGAGCGTTAACCTTTCCAAAACATTTGTTCATATATTTGTTAGGCTGATACACTGGAATTACCAACCCCCTCTATTACCTCTGCCCATGTTTGACCCCTACACGTACACTTTTGTGGCCTTCCTGCAAGATTTGCACTGGCCCAAGTTCCATTCATGTTGGGCGTGCAGCCTATATAAGCACAACAGTTTCGAAGGAATACCACCCACGCATTCAGTACAGTGTAAAGGTTTGTGTACATTCGTGCACAGATCTGGACTTGGGTCATCGGGAAAATGcgctgtatgccagattatcagttCAATCTTGAGGCGCTGTCCCAGATTCCTCTCAACAGAGAGAGCAATTGGATATGGTTAAGATACTGGATGACCCAGGCTGGTATTGCACTACAGTCTTCATGGTCCATATATGGAACAGGTGGGATAGCACAGGATGTCACAACAACTCCCTGAGAGGTTTTCAAATCACGAAGgtcttcatgcatgtgtgtggggggtaaaGTATTGAACTAcatcaaacaagcaaacaaaaatacaACACAAAATGAAGAACACCAAAACATGCAGGCTAGTTATGTGTCAGGGGAAAGCTCAATATTTTAGTATATGTCTTGGAGATACAAGTCTTGAGTACTGAAATATGAAATCAGACATTGtgaagtagcctcttagtgcagatgggtttGCCGGCggtcctattcactatttgctggagatactcaactacatcataacaacattgctatgacattactgagagccttaagtaacagattaagacatagccattacaattttggtgacagtaagtttataacggctctgcgctaaggggttaaactgtGGGTATTTCACCATCCTTCACGACCATCACGACCCTGTGTTTGCAGGAATGGGAGCAGAGTAGGTTGCACCACTGAAAGTCAACCTTTCCAAAACATTTGTTGATATATTTGTTGAGCTGATACACTGGAATTACTCTTGTCAACAAGTTTGGTTTGGATTACAGGAGGACCATGGGTATGGTTTTAACAAAATATAAATGTTAAAAATTAAACTTactgatattttaaatgttttgattaAAATACACGC
This is a stretch of genomic DNA from Engraulis encrasicolus isolate BLACKSEA-1 chromosome 19, IST_EnEncr_1.0, whole genome shotgun sequence. It encodes these proteins:
- the LOC134469883 gene encoding C-type mannose receptor 2-like, which encodes MENPGVGESIEHSRSHVCATCVAISSDTRIKSFVVMRKTVFFHSGKGYQEVTGSLPVVILMMSSSERSCIKPALTTHIFTSHLSSRASESLSVQVINMSPLLFPLLVALAFGQASSQLQCKEGYVQFQDSCYSLTGASDDTWANAEQQCKFSGGHLVSISNKEENEFVKSLFEKTDNKVVWIGGNRVEPQKHQSWRWVDGANMEYDNWGAGQPRNFREKNSMMMFKDGTWGNEDGTLRYAFICKESQRPTCDDDYYLYGSQCYAFKEAKLGFGAAQKNRRWQPGLGTQRGAECVSAETYRKHYGLDRRTKR